TTTGCTTTACATTGAAGAGAGTATTTCATTGTATatagtttctttctttttcttttttttccttctttctctcatttttttaatattaagctcTGAACAGTCGATGAATCAGAGAGAACATGTAACCTTGGggtttttacttttctttcaatgaCTGTTTTTCCCCTATATGATTGTTCATGGTTAGAAAGGAGTCTGCATTAGCTGATGGGTTTGTCTTACTGTGGGATGGTGTGAAATAATGTTTTCTTCTCTTGCTAAAACTGCAATCTGGCCTAGAATACATGTAGTGCTTAGCAGTATTTGAAATCAGTCCTAGAATATGTCAAAGGATTAGCATTTTCTGAAATTTGTCCTATCATTCATGTTTTCAAGAATTTTCGTTGTTCATAAGCAGTCTTATTTTGGGGCATgtttttctgtctttttttcAGTAAATGATGGATTCTATTGGTTTTTATGTTGTATTTTGTAATGGTTATGGCTTGTATAACATCTTTTACCCTTTTCATTGTCTAAATACTAGATTTCCCTGAAGACAATATTTGGTATCCCAATTCTATTGTTACAGGAGTTTTTGTCATCTTAAAATCATCTCATTGTGTAAACTTTCTATCATCATTCACTGAAAATAATCCAATTAGAGTTTCATCATGttcatcaaatatatattttacttattttatcttGGAGTTCACTCTATTCGTGCCTGTGTTTGGGAGGAATGCAGGTGGGACTGCGGATAAGctgtattataaaaattgtCTAAATAGCACAACTTTTCATTCTAACATTAGACGATTCTTGTACATCTCTCTTGTTTGATTACTTCTAGAAAGTGAAAAACAGAGGCAGTTttgttccttcttttttttttttttctcccctacGGTTCTATCTTGTTTCACTCCTATTTCCTAATAGGTGATCTCAAATCCATTTTTTTCAGTTGCTTGCTTGAAAGAGTGTGTCTTCAGTCTCAACCTTGGCCCAAGACTGAATTCACAGAAAACAAACAGTGGGTACACAGCTTGTTGCAAATTTTTCGATGCTCCACTACAACTAATCAGTCATGTGTTTTGACATTTTTATGTCATATATCATCCCATGTATACGTTTTCAGAGAGTATTTTGTGTTGCTACATGATCTAAAGTGGAAAAATGGATTGCTGATTCTTGAGATGGCAGGAAGAACAGGGAATTAGGTTTGTTTGATTTGGGGTGAATCAAGCAACATAGTGAGGTCACCAGAATCTAATCTTCTGTTTGATAGTTTCTGCTCGTTTTGTGTTCTCCTTTTTGAactctttcttattttttcatcttatgTAGGATAGCTAAAAGAATTAAACTAATGGTGCATTAATTATAGGTTAATGAAGCACAGGTAGCAGCCTTGTATAAACAAAGTAAGATAGACGAACTTGAAGCACAACTTGGTGAAGCAGAAGATGTAGTAAAAGATCTTAGAGCAGAGTTGATAGAAGCACAAGATGAATTGGAGAGGGCAACAAACGATCAAATGCGACTTTTGGATGAACAAAATGCCTATGGTGATGTTGCTACTATGATGACAGCATCACTGGACAACAGACTCAATACTTCTGTGACTATGGTGTCTTCTCTACCAGATGCAATATCTGAATTGGTTGTGACGTCTGATGTGAAGAATTCACCTTTGAAGATGACTTTTGAGGGGAACCAATGTTATGGTGAAAATGGTTCTCATAAAGATAATTGTATTTTTTGCAATTCTGACTTTGCCTCTATAGTTACAAGAAGAAAAGAGCCTAAGCTTTACAGGAATGGGTGCACCCAGAGAATTCATGCATTTGAAAGAAACCTCTTAGGTGGAAATTTGTCTCTTCCTGGGCAAGTAGATGATGGAAAAAATGAAACCTCTAttggagaagatgaagatgcatGCACAAACCTTGACGCTGGGGCTGATAAAATGGATGGAGTAGAGAATAATCCAGATGAATACAAAATGACAGAGGGAAATAGAAACTGCATTTCAGTTCAATCTTTGAAGTCCTTTTactggaaaagaaaaagagctgGCAGATATAAGAAAAGAAAGGTTTTCTTTAGGAATTTTCCAGATGGGGTTGTAGAAACAACTCAAGAATCTGATCATTTCCGCCCCAGGAATTTCCCTGATGCAGTTGGTGACGATGTCCTACTTGATTCCTCTAAGATATTTGAAACTAAAGCTGAGAAGGATTCAGAATATCTGTCAACCCAGCAATCACTGTCAGATAATGGTAGGATGATTTTTCAGTCAGAATGTGCAGAAGTTATTGAAAGTGATTTTGAGTTTCACAATGCTTGTACTGTTCAAACCCTATCAAACAATGATGACTTGTTGGTAGATACATTGGAGTTGACAAGTCAGGAATGTGGATCTGTAGAGAGTTCTGAGGTTCCAGCTTGCAGTGCAGATGCTCAAGCTGTCAATATGCCTTCAGTAAATTCAGATGTTAAAGCGCCTAATTTAACGGAAGGGATTCCTACTCAAcctttatatgttaaatttctcAAGTATACCTTCCAAAGGAAGCAGAAGAAGGAATCTTTGAACGGTTATGATGGGAATTCTTCTGCCAAAGAAAGCATTGTGAAGACAAAGATGGGGGAAAAGCAAAATGGTTCTTTGGAGTCACATACGTCAACTGAATCATCTCGAGATAGTCAATGACTAGCACAGTTGGCTTGTCAGGTTGgctatatgtttatttatagttCTGGTTTGGATGCATGCATTTGGAGTATGTTTGTTTTTCATGTTAGTACTCATCTAGAAATGATGATATCTTTATTTACTGGTTCTATGGTTGTCATGAACTGTGGCTCAATTGGCGAATTAGCtagtttttatttctctttttttctgaATATACTATTGCCTTTGTTTAAACTAATCAATTTGAGAATCTCATCTGAGATGCTGATGATGGATCATAGATTTATTTAACGCACATGTTTGCTTGTGCTTGAGGCTTCCAATAATTTGCCATTAATATAGTCATAAGTTCTGATTGATCTCTCTGCTAAGTAATATTCCTGTAGATTCAAAATCTCTCTTTCCATTTccctttcttaaattttct
This sequence is a window from Mangifera indica cultivar Alphonso chromosome 20, CATAS_Mindica_2.1, whole genome shotgun sequence. Protein-coding genes within it:
- the LOC123204456 gene encoding uncharacterized protein LOC123204456, with the protein product MSDSEHKLMALKKAYADIILNTAKEAAARIMVSERKAMRYQKELFTAKEDALRMLLRLKQMLDTKVNEAQVAALYKQSKIDELEAQLGEAEDVVKDLRAELIEAQDELERATNDQMRLLDEQNAYGDVATMMTASLDNRLNTSVTMVSSLPDAISELVVTSDVKNSPLKMTFEGNQCYGENGSHKDNCIFCNSDFASIVTRRKEPKLYRNGCTQRIHAFERNLLGGNLSLPGQVDDGKNETSIGEDEDACTNLDAGADKMDGVENNPDEYKMTEGNRNCISVQSLKSFYWKRKRAGRYKKRKVFFRNFPDGVVETTQESDHFRPRNFPDAVGDDVLLDSSKIFETKAEKDSEYLSTQQSLSDNGRMIFQSECAEVIESDFEFHNACTVQTLSNNDDLLVDTLELTSQECGSVESSEVPACSADAQAVNMPSVNSDVKAPNLTEGIPTQPLYVKFLKYTFQRKQKKESLNGYDGNSSAKESIVKTKMGEKQNGSLESHTSTESSRDSQ